Proteins from a genomic interval of Candidatus Cloacimonadota bacterium:
- a CDS encoding FAD-dependent oxidoreductase: protein MKSFDVIIIGGGPSGIITGVTGKKQNPDKSFLMIKKDEKGLVPCGIPYIFHDLKDVSENMMGPKPFVDAGGEVLVDTVNKVDAEKKTVSTEKTGEIQYGKLVFATGSNPLIPTFIRGYDLEGVSYINKDYDYIEKLKAKTDSIKDIVVIGGGFIGVEVAEQLAKHSNKNVSLVEMEKYCLYRAFSEDVASRADEILRATNIKLFTGTKVQEIKGKNGKVDRVLLSDGSEIKAEMVICSIGYIPNTKLAQEAGLQMNDNNAILVDRYMRTNIKDVYAVGDCAGTRGFITGGSDNVMLASTATAEARILGYNLFNINLIRNFQGTLAVFSTEINGRAFASAGAIEQAAINSNISFITGEFQDVDRHPGKLPGTMKLYIKLIVSPQNGIIIGGELCGGKSVGELINVIGLAIQKRVTVYELISFQMGTHPLLTTAPTKYVLIKAAENAIAKIKKC from the coding sequence ATGAAAAGCTTTGATGTAATTATTATTGGCGGTGGTCCTTCCGGTATCATTACCGGTGTAACAGGTAAAAAGCAAAATCCGGATAAAAGTTTTTTGATGATCAAAAAAGATGAGAAAGGTTTGGTACCCTGCGGAATTCCTTATATTTTTCACGATTTGAAGGATGTATCTGAAAATATGATGGGACCCAAACCGTTTGTGGATGCCGGTGGAGAAGTTTTGGTAGATACTGTAAACAAAGTAGATGCTGAAAAGAAAACTGTTTCAACCGAGAAAACCGGTGAGATCCAATACGGAAAACTTGTGTTTGCAACTGGTTCAAACCCCCTGATTCCTACTTTCATCAGAGGCTACGATCTGGAAGGAGTCAGTTATATTAACAAAGATTATGATTATATCGAAAAGTTGAAAGCAAAAACTGACAGCATCAAAGATATCGTAGTTATTGGAGGTGGATTTATCGGAGTGGAAGTTGCCGAACAATTGGCCAAACATTCCAACAAAAATGTATCTCTGGTAGAAATGGAAAAATATTGTCTTTATAGAGCTTTTTCTGAAGATGTAGCTTCCAGAGCGGATGAAATATTAAGAGCTACAAATATCAAGCTTTTTACGGGAACAAAAGTTCAGGAAATCAAAGGAAAAAATGGAAAAGTTGATCGAGTTCTTCTTTCTGATGGATCTGAGATCAAAGCCGAAATGGTGATCTGCTCAATCGGCTACATTCCAAACACAAAACTGGCACAGGAAGCTGGATTACAGATGAATGATAATAATGCAATTTTAGTTGATCGTTATATGCGGACAAATATAAAAGATGTTTATGCCGTAGGCGATTGTGCCGGAACGCGAGGATTCATTACCGGCGGCAGCGATAACGTGATGCTGGCATCCACGGCTACTGCAGAAGCCAGAATTCTTGGCTACAATCTATTTAATATAAACTTAATTAGAAACTTCCAGGGAACTTTAGCCGTTTTCAGCACCGAGATAAATGGTAGAGCTTTTGCTTCTGCCGGTGCAATCGAGCAAGCTGCAATAAATTCCAATATCAGTTTCATTACAGGTGAATTCCAGGATGTAGATCGTCATCCCGGCAAACTTCCAGGAACTATGAAACTTTACATTAAACTCATTGTATCTCCTCAAAATGGAATCATTATCGGTGGAGAACTTTGCGGTGGAAAATCTGTGGGTGAACTCATTAATGTTATCGGGCTTGCCATTCAAAAACGAGTTACAGTATATGAACTGATTTCATTCCAGATGGGAACTCATCCGCTGCTTACCACAGCTCCTACAAAATATGTTCTCATCAAAGCTGCCGAAAATGCCATTGCCAAAATAAAAAAGTGTTAG
- a CDS encoding MFS transporter gives MRDKFQTKNVITVSIAHLIHDTYQAFLAPILPLLIEKFGITVFLAGLLDIVRKIPSLANPFIGLLADRMSVRYFIILAPTITSVAMSLMGVAPTYIFLIILAFMAGVGSAIFHVPAPVMIKHISHDKIGKGMSFYMLGGELARTLGPILILGAVSLWGLEGTYRLIPLGILASGLLFFQLRKIEIRQDFQKKKEISARKTFNNLLPFFITIAGIMFFRSAMKSALTIYLPTYLTAKGSSLWIAGISLSILQFAGAGGTLLAGIISDKIGRRNSLLIISIANPILMFLFIYLQGIWKIPILIITGLFLFGAGPVILALVHDLDSEHMSFINGVYMTISFILSSIMILAVGYFADTIGLDLTYKISAWIAFGSIPFVLMIKSNNTRRER, from the coding sequence ATGAGAGATAAATTCCAGACAAAAAACGTGATCACAGTGTCTATTGCTCATTTAATTCACGATACATATCAAGCTTTTCTGGCTCCAATTCTACCGCTGCTGATCGAAAAATTTGGCATCACCGTATTTTTAGCCGGTCTGCTTGATATTGTCCGCAAAATACCTTCGCTGGCCAATCCTTTTATCGGTCTGCTGGCCGATCGAATGAGCGTGCGCTATTTCATCATTCTGGCTCCTACAATTACCAGTGTGGCGATGAGTTTGATGGGAGTGGCACCAACCTATATTTTTCTGATTATCCTGGCTTTCATGGCTGGAGTTGGCTCAGCAATTTTCCATGTTCCGGCTCCGGTAATGATCAAGCATATTTCCCATGATAAAATCGGCAAAGGCATGAGTTTTTATATGCTGGGAGGTGAACTGGCTCGTACTTTAGGACCGATTCTGATCTTGGGTGCAGTTTCACTGTGGGGTTTGGAAGGAACTTATCGTTTAATTCCACTGGGAATATTAGCATCGGGTTTACTATTTTTCCAGCTTCGCAAAATCGAGATCAGGCAAGATTTCCAGAAGAAAAAAGAAATAAGCGCCAGAAAAACATTCAATAATCTATTACCTTTTTTTATCACAATTGCTGGCATAATGTTTTTCCGATCTGCCATGAAATCGGCTCTCACGATCTATCTTCCCACCTATCTCACAGCCAAAGGTTCCAGTTTATGGATTGCCGGCATTTCACTTTCCATTTTACAATTTGCCGGAGCCGGCGGAACGCTGCTGGCGGGAATAATTTCCGATAAGATCGGCAGAAGAAATTCTTTGCTGATCATTTCAATTGCCAATCCCATTTTGATGTTTTTATTTATTTATCTGCAGGGAATCTGGAAAATCCCGATCCTGATCATTACAGGATTATTCCTGTTTGGAGCCGGACCGGTAATTTTAGCTTTGGTTCATGATCTCGATTCCGAGCATATGTCATTTATCAATGGCGTGTACATGACCATCAGTTTCATTCTAAGCTCGATTATGATTCTGGCAGTCGGCTATTTTGCCGATACTATCGGATTGGATCTAACATATAAAATCTCAGCCTGGATTGCTTTCGGTTCAATTCCATTTGTTTTGATGATAAAATCAAATAATACAAGGAGAGAAAGATGA